One Mercurialis annua linkage group LG3, ddMerAnnu1.2, whole genome shotgun sequence DNA window includes the following coding sequences:
- the LOC126675463 gene encoding pEARLI1-like lipid transfer protein 2, with product MALRIIASGVLLVSLNLLFFTLVSSTYASDYTSTPTSSTPKLKKYTPDYTSNPSSTTPEQKDYTPDYTSKPSSTAPEQKDYTPEYNSKPSSATPEPTNYAPDYSSHSSSETSEPINYAPDYTNNPSSATPEPTNYALDYSSHSSSETPEPINYAPAYTNNPSSATPKPMDYAPDYSSNPSSTSPESMDYTPDYSSSSYDKLAKCPKDTLKLGVCVNLLKGLLGVTVGTPPHAPCCSLIGDLVDLEAAVCLCTTIKASLLGIDLTLPIDLSLLLNYCGKQLPKGFQCS from the coding sequence atggcTTTAAGAATTATAGCTTCTGGGGTACTTCTCGTATCTCTTAATCTTCTTTTCTTTACTTTGGTTAGCTCTACCTATGCATCCGACTACACTAGCACTCCAACATCATCAACACCAAAGCTAAAAAAGTATACACCCGATTACACTAGTAACCCATCATCAACAACACCCGAGCAAAAAGACTATACACCTGACTACACTAGCAAAccatcatcaacagctcccgaACAAAAAGACTATACACCTGAATATAATAGCAAGCCATCATCAGCAACACCAGAGCCAACAAATTATGCACCTGACTACTCTAGCCACTCATCATCAGAAACCTCAGAACCAATAAACTATGCACCTGACTACACTAACAACCCGTCATCAGCAACACCAGAGCCAACAAATTATGCACTAGACTACTCTAGCCACTCATCATCAGAAACCCCAGAACCAATAAACTATGCACCTGCCTACACTAACAACCCGTCATCAGCAACACCAAAACCAATGGACTATGCACCTGACTACTCAAGCAACCCATCGTCAACATCGCCAGAGTCGATGGACTACACACCCGATTACTCCAGCAGTTCATATGATAAACTTGCCAAGTGTCCAAAGGATACTCTTAAATTAGGTGTATGTGTCAACTTATTGAAAGGTTTGTTGGGTGTTACAGTAGGCACCCCACCACATGCTCCTTGTTGCAGCCTTATCGGTGATCTTGTTGATCTTGAAGCCGCTGTTTGCCTTTGCACAACGATTAAAGCTAGTCTCTTGGGCATTGACTTGACTCTTCCTATCGACCTTAGCTTATTGCTCAACTACTGTGGCAAACAATTGCCAAAAGGATTCCAGTGTTCCTAA